CCAGGAGAGAAGGTGGAATAAgatagtaatagtaatacatGAATTAAAAATGCTATGATAATAAAATTGACCctcaaaatttattttgtttaagtaacaaatattttaaattatacattaCATATTAGTATGTAATAAATGCCTCTCTACCTcctcgaggtagtggtaaggtctgcgtacactctaccctccccagaccccacttagtgAGATTCATTgggcatgttgttgttgttgttgttgttgttgtattagtaTGTAATAAATCAAACTAAACATTAAACAAGAAATAATCCTGCAACACTATTCCTTACATTACAATATCTACATTATTAATCCTTGCATAACTTATCTtcaaaccaaacaaccccttacGTTATTGTAAGCTCGACGTTTCTAGGACCCTTCTTTACAAATCTAAGGACTTCTAAAATTTCCTTAAAAGTTCTTTTTTtagaatagtaataataatttataagtcGAGGGTCTATCAAAAACAGTTTCTCTACCCtgcaaaggtaggggtaagattTACATACACCCCATCCTCCTCATGCCCCACTTGTGAAACCATACTAAGTATGTTGtggttggtggtggtggtaacAATAGTCTATAAGAACACATGTTGATAATAGAGAAATTCATGAGGACCTGTGGGTACACGTTCAAGACTTGATAGACAATGGGCACACCTCTCTACCAGGTTACTCTTTGTGGCGTGATTCAAACATCTAACATGTGCCTAGCTCTTCATCACGTGTTGTGCTCTTTCCACTAGACCAAAGCCCTAAGcaccacccccacccccacccacaTACATATTTGTATTTGATAATGGAGAAATTCCCAAGCACCTGTGAGCACACGACGTTCGGAACTCGATAGACAATGGGCACACCTCTCTACCAGGCTACTGTCTGCGGCATGATTCAAACCTCTAACATGTGCCGAACTTACTCATCACGAGTTGTGGTCTTTCCACTAGACCAAAGACCTAATcaccccacccacccaccctCCCACCCCCAACACATACATATACCTCTCACACTTCAAATCAATTTATTTCCTCACTCCTGCACTTCTTACACTACAAAAAAATGTACTTATTCCTTTTCCAAACATCCAACTGAAATTTTTAGGGAAACTTCTTCAATTGAACTTATTTTATGTTGTTTGATGTGAATGATAAACCAAAACATTAAAAATTAATCCTTTTTGTTCATGagcttatgttattaatttgaTGCATTGTGCATATATGAGCACAAAGGTGCGTTAATTCATTATCATTTTTTCACTTTGTTTTCCTCACGTTTGTTCTCTTTTCTTTGTAAGTTTAAGAGAcctaattctttttcttttcaaaataattgatatgtttttcaaaaatattattgttacaCAAAAATATCATTGTTTGTCTGTAAATCTATATGTCTGTAAATCTATGCAAAAAGAACACATTTAGTTAACATTGATGTGATTTTCCAAAATCATGTATCCTAGTGATTTGTAACTCACGTGCAACGCACGCGCCGAAAACTAGTATTAAATAATTTGGAGATCTCTTATTGACCATACTTTTTGAGAAGTGGAACGAGGAAATAAATTACTCTAGCTCATCATCCGGAGGCGAGTTGAGCTCCTTGCACACTAGTTATTATTAATAGGCCTTGATTAATATACTGAAGGAGATGGGTATTAGTGAGAAATGGATCAACAACAACTATCCTAGTGTAATCACACAAGTGGGGTGTAAGGAGGGTAGttgtacgtagaccttacttCTACCTCGTAGAGATAAAGAGGTTTTCGATAGATCCTCACCTTAAAATAAAGCATATCTAAGCAGTTAGGAAATGAAATGCAGAAACGAGAGCAGTAGCAACAAAGAAATAAAGTGAAATGAAGAGCAGTATACAATATACAAAGGAATGAACAGTAATGACAACAAAATAATGCGATAATCGAAGCGCACATACACCACCACATGTGATAACCGAAATTGAATAACAAGAAATTAAAAGGATAGTGTTAATACCACTAGTAAGAAAGAAGGTCCAAGTACGACTACCAAGCTTATCCCATAGGAAAGAAAGAGAATGCTCAATTACCAACTATCCTTCTACCTAATTTGCAACCTCAAACCCTCCTATCTATGATCATGCCCATGGTAAGCTCAAGATGTGTCATGTCCTGCCTAATCATCTCCCCCAAATACTTCTTTAGCATGTCTCTACCTCTCATGATGCCTACTATTGTCGACCTCTTACACCTCCTCACTAGGGCATCTACATTTCTCCTCTTTACATGCCCAAATCATTTAAACCTCGCTTCCCTCAGCTTGTCCACCATGGAAGTCACTCATACCTTAACTCaaatatcttcattcctaatcttatctctcttagtatgcccacacatccacctcAACATCTTTATATGTGCAAccttcatcttctgaacataTAAGTTCTTACCTAGCCAACACTTCGTCATATACAATATGATTGGTCTAACCACCACACTGTAGATGTAGATCATACTTTTAAGTCTTGGCTGCACCTTTCTATCACATAAGACTCCGGAGGCGAGACTTCATTTCACCCATCCCACACTAATACAATATGTGATGTCATCATCGATCTCCCCATTATTTTAATTAAGGACCCCATATACTATGGTGAAAAATGAATCAAATAGACTATTTTTGCATCTCTTTCGCCAGATTCTTAGTTATAATCAATGGCTCCCTAGAAGGATTTTTATTTCCGatacatacagagttcaagggCACGTGGGCCCAATATCTCCTCTTTTGTTTCTACCATGAAGGACCTGAGCAAGAAGCAAAGCAAATGGAATAGATAAAAAGGTTTATGCCAGATAAGGGGAGAACAAACTCTCCATAGGTTCCACGCATCATGTATATAAATGACACAGAAATACTTCATGATGCTGACAGTGTAAATTAATGTATTTAAGGGTGATCTTATTGATATTGGCACTCATCTAGTCTACATTGACCCAACTAAGAGCCACATATTCCCTGTTCATGCCGTTATAAGCAGTGAATAACCTAGTTGAGGCTCTAGGCTGCTGTGTTGGATGCCTCAAAACACTTATTTAGGTCTTCCCCATGAGCAGAGAACAAGGCAACGGAAATCTGGCAAGGGATACTGTAGCTATGTGAAAATAATGTTTTCTAATTGGAAGATACAGTAGTTCTCCCTTGGAGACAGGATAGTTCTTATTAATAGTGTCCTGAATACTTTTCCTACATATACATCTTCATTTCCCATCCTTGCTAAAGTGGATAACTACAAGAGACCGATTAAAATAAGAAAGGACTTTTAATAGAGAAGAAACAAGGAGAAGGGAGACATCCATCTAGTTAACTAGCTATAAACAAAAGGAATCTTTTTCTAAGCATTGTTCCACTCTAATTCAACCATTTATTTCAAGATAGGAATTAATAGAATACCAATTAATACGCTGAAGAAAAAGATTATAACAGAAGATGTCATTGAACTAAGGGATTCAAAGCGAGAACCTGACTCAAGGGTGAGTATCCACACTTAGTTGCTGCTTGGCTAGACCCGTGAAGGAACAATTCACTCCTTCAAGATGAAATTTCTAGTTAATACTTTTCTACTGGAGGACAGAATCTACTTACAACAGACTGAATTTAACTTGGAAAAGGAAGGAAATAAGCAAGGATTTCTTTTTAATGAGGTGTTTGATCTTGAATGCATAGTGTAGCCCTCGCTCAAGTTCTCTGACATCGACCGGCTGGAAGAAGAGTGTGGGATTAGAGGCAATAGAATTAGTGTTCTTGTGTCAACCTCTGATGTGGCGAACTTGTTGAAAGCAGATTGGATTTTTACAGATAGGGGGGAGGGGAAGAAGAATTGGAAGATAAGAACCTCCAGATACATATTAAAACAACTTTCTCCAAATAGCTTTGGAGATATAATCAGGGTAAGAGCCATTGTAACAAAAGATGATTGAGGAAAAACATGGGAAAGATAAGTCACGAAGTACCTGCGCAGTATCCTCCACCGATGGAAGCTGTGTGAGGAAACATGTTAGGGGGCTACAGGACAAGTTTACTGCAAAACGCTTGTAGAAAAGCGGGCAAAGCAGGAaacctttcttttgaagtgaTTGATGGATAAGAGTGTCTCACAAAAGGAGCAATACCTGATCTGCTTGGTTTTCTCAGAACATTGATGCCGCTGTGGATCAATGTAGAATGCCAATTTGGGGGATATAAGTTTTAGAAGGATTTGCAATGATTGATGAATAGGATTTATACGAAGAATCTCTCAACTCTTACCATAGCTAATAGAATTGATATTCTTGCTTGGATCccaagaaagattgaaaatgtaATGTGAGTTCATGTTACATACATATACTGAATGCCACTAATCGGCAGGAAAAGTGGCATTGGAAGATATTGTGGAAGTATAAATCTCCTTACATGATGGCATGTTTTTCTTGGATGGTTAATTATgaaccaataaaaaaaaatcataagaagAGAGAGGCCTCTGTATTACGGATGCGAAAGGGAAGTTAGAAAGGTCAATTAATTGTTTTTGCACTGCCTAGTCATCTATCATCTGCAGCATCTGTTCTTGAATACTTTTAGAATAAGGTAAGCTATGCCATGAACAATCAAGGAACTCCTGTTAGACAGGGAAAGAACTGGTGAAGGTTTTTGTGAAACAATCACAACTTGTATATGGGAGGGATCATTGGAACACAGGAGCTTAAGATATTCTGAGAGAAAAGTGAAGAACATTCACAAACTAAAGTTCAATTGTCTTTCTATCTTGGCCTTTTGGTTAAGaaaaagaatataaataaaatagatgGTCTCTTAGACTTTCTCAGTTCCCTCAAAAGTTAGCGTAATCAAGAAACTGAGTTTTTGTCGTACCACCATTTGCAAATTCAACACAAGCTTAATGccattaaattaataaaattttggcTTACCTATCTAAAAGATTTTCTCAAAGTCAAGTGACTAGGTAACAATCAGAATGTAATGATGGCATGACTGGTAATTGGATTTATTCTGTTACTAGGGTCAAGGATCTTGAATATTCTCAGATGTTGTGCTACTAGTTGGTGTCTTCTACTTGGAGTTAGATTGTCGTACAACTTGTCCAATATTGCCTACGTAAATTTTCTTTCAAGAAGATTGATTTATGATCAGGGTCCGTAGTGCTTACTTTACTCACAagtgaagaagatgatgaaacACAGTAGTGAAGAGCTGTCCAAATGAGGCAGTCCTTCAAAAGTTTGAATGACCAACTTAGACTAGCTAGAGCTACCAGTACCATAGAAGGACTTATCTATTGCAAACAATGTGATAGATATGCTAATGCATAAACTCGATGTATATGGTTCTAATTATCTTATGTCCCTGCAACTGCAGCCTCTCTATCCAAGAATACACAAGACAGATTAAAAAGGAGTGAAAGACGAGGATTAAATATCCGCAATGTCAACTCAAAGATGTAAAAGTCAATTCAATTTCTATCCACCTATACAATATTATATCCTCCAGCAGCTCTCTGGTACAGTTTTAAATCCCTGACAGATGTTGGTATAACCCATGAGATGTTTCCAGTGGCCAAAATTCCAACATCCATGACATCTAAGCATATAGCAATATAATTTACTTAATTTTTATTGAAGTCTCATGATCCCATATATTACTAGCGATCAATTGAGATCACTTACAATTACTAATTGTCAACTGATTTCCTTGGCTATAATGTGAACTTGGACAAAGAAGACTTCAGCAAGAGGGCATCGTTCGTAACATGTACATCACATCCTATCAGTATATATAACTACTGTCTTGCGTCAACCAGACAACCTAAAACACTAACCACTGTCTTTACGTCAACCGATACTTAATATATCAGACACCACCcataatgaaaagaaaattatatgtAAAGATTCAGCCGCCAAGGTAAAATCTTGATACTAAgttaacaaaaagaaaaagcaaaTAGATACATAAACATGACCAAAAAGTGGTTTTGCTTACAGATACAGTttctaaaatatcaaactcCTGGGTTGGCACTGCAGAGCATACCCTGAGACAACGACCTGGAGCCCTTGGAATCAATACCAAGGCAAGATGTGAGTCGAGCTGAAGAGACAGCAGTATGGAGCGGCAGCAAAGATTGAAGACAACCCATCTGAGGCAATGGCCtgaaacatcaaaatcaattatCAAAATTGAATCTTTATTCAAGAATTTCAATACACTGGAGAGTGGGGACTTGCCTTGAGAGTGTTGGAAATGGGCGAGGAAGGTGAAAAGAGGAAGTGGGTATGCTTGATTGTTTGTTCATTGTGGATTTGACGAGGTTAATTGCTGGTCTTGAGAATGCACGACAGCGAGAAGCCATTGCAGATGGAAGCACAATAGTGGTGTTAGGGTTCGGAAATACACAAATGGGGGTTTTGGTGAGGTTTTACAACAAGTTGTTTGTACCATATGCTGTAAATATTGTCCACTTCTCTTCTTTCAAGCTCTGTTGAAAATGCAAAAATTAAGAGAATTCTTTGCAGTTTGCCCTGTTTTCATAAAGttgttattaatttttatttacacacTCTAACTAGAACtataatttatttcaattgAACATTTGAATACatggtaaaatatttttattagatattttttactctaattttgaaaaaaaaatgtatgTGTGTTCTTAAATGCTTTTACGTAAATAAATTAACTATATAAAACATGTCACATTTTTTAATTGTATTCATCAGCCTCAATTGAAATAAACTTGAGGTTTTACTCTTTATTAAGGCATTGTATAATTAAGGAAGGTGACTAATGCGTATAATTAAGGAATTAAGTGATTAACTTTATCGTATATGTAATgatcctgaaggtcatttttgacatTTTCGATAAAATTATCGTTTTACCCCTCTCGTTAGTTTTTTCGAGTCACATTTAATGGGTCtaaaagttaatttttgaaaagtttgtgaaaagttgaggttttgcttgagaaatagttttaaaggcttatgttgtcaaattttgagtttaggAGTCATTTGGAATTTCgagtctcgaaatggaattccgtcAACTCCAACAGTTTTGAAATGTGGGAATTGGTTTAGTAGAGTTAtcggaatcagatttggagttaaaacgtAGAATTTAGatccgaagttggaaattgagttaaaattttatccaaatttgactttagtcaacatttgaGGTTTGGGTACTCGGATTGGATTTATGATGGTTCCAATAGTTACGGgaggtgattctaatgctagaaatggTTCGTTATAaattttagaggtcccgagggtattttgggtgtttcaagtgccaaaactagtttagttgcgacttatcggaTTTCGAATCAAAGAGGCCacgaatttgaattttgatgatttcattAAGTCCGGAACGTCAATTTAGTAGGGTTACATAAATGGTTTCTGTATacggggttccgaatgaattccgAGGGTCTATTCCGTGACTTTGAGACTTGCCAAAAATCTGTTATCCGGTGCTTGGGAACTCTTCTCCATGTTCGTGATGCCTTCTCCCCATTCGCAGAGGGTAATGCTTTCCTTTTCTGCGTTCGCTGAGGAAGGTCTGGGTTCGAATAGTCTGATGAGTTCCTTCTCCGCGTTCGCGAAGGAAAGGCCACGTTTGCGGAGTGATGTCTCAGTTGCTCCGCGTTTGCGGAGTAAGTCATCTGCATTTGCGGAGAACAAAATCTGCTTGAATAGTGATTATTCGGGATTTCGctatttttatcatttcaaaGCTCGGTTTAGACGATTTTCAAAAGGGTTTTTCGTGGAAAACTATTGGGTAAGTCATTTTCAACTTATATCTTTGATTTCCATTAATCAATTCTTGATTTTAACTTCAAACTTTGGATTccaaattggagattttgggaTTTTTGCCTAATTTGAAATTCTATCAAACGTTGTGTTTGTGAACTCATTTTAACCCCATTTTAATACTaattttcaccattagattcctTATTACTAGGAGAATGttttatctaaaaataatcagattcCGAGTTTGATTTTCAATATgggatttttgaccattttacaaTTTTCACCgtaattgcttgattttagTATCAATAGCTTCGACATGTGATTGtaagtctatatttgattagattatgatGATTTGGAGTATTGTCGAAGGGGAAAAGCAGTGATTTCGGATTGTTTGTGacttttggctaaggcaagtgaaaTTTTAacatttgttaagtatgttgaaccttgtattttcctatgtgagAGGATTAGGATGTAttgggtcattagattgaattgaataaTATGAGTTGAAGTGTGATAGTGGAAATTTGGATAAGTTGATTGTCTAAGTATTGTGAACTATGGGACATTGATatattgtgtgattgtggattATATGGCATCTTATATGAATATTTATCctgtttcactcattacttgtgtatGTATTATATTTGTGATGGCGGAGgaatgatatgagtgaggtactgGATATTGGGATTGAGGTTTTCTACTGGTCGAGGTGATATGCTGAGGTTTCTTCCGGCGATCGAGGTCTCTTTCGGTGGATATTATGGTCGAGGTCTCTTCGAGCAGATACATAgtctatgtgaggcccccatGAATTCTGGTTTGAGGTGATTAACGGATATGTATCATAGGAAAGACTTGCATCACGATATTTGACATTGCTTTTGCATCTATTTCATCTTATGATTGATTGTGATTTGAGATCTCCTGTGTTTGCTTGAGTATAGCGGTGAGAACGAATTTGTACTTTCTATTTGTGGACTATCTAGTATTCTAgtataattgtgatataaactgtatagattGGGCTGTCTAAGTGtgcaggtgtgtagttgtggaggattgtggttggaATGTTAGGAGTACCTGTGTTCGCATtactttacttagggtttagttttcaTTTTGGTGAGCACCATGTCgttggtgctcaccccttgcttctacattgATGTAGGATCTGAGCTCGCCACCTCTTGCTCTTAGTACTTCTTTGATTGGGCCGAGCTTCTGGACGCATGAGAGGTAGCAACTTGTCTTCTTCGGCGGACTCTCGCCGCCAACTTactttatgctttgttctacttGAGGACTGAGACATATAGActtgtatatttttcttttttgttgaaatagaggcttgtatatgtgacaccaagtcttggtTGGTTTAGAATCTATTATCCGCTTATTCTTATCTATATCATATTAGACTTTGCATTTTCACTTtcatttttgcttattttgaattgttctGACTCTTAAGCTGACTCGTCTTGATGGGTTAGGCGAGTGTCATCACAACCAATCTAGTAGAGCCTTGAGGATCGGTGCGGAGATTCCATTACTTATCTTCGAGGGACTATGAAGGTTGTTAAGAAAtcctttttttacttctttctgTTTTGTCGTACGTGGGTTCTTGTAAAAGTGCTAAGTTATCGCGTGTTCTTTTGGCAGATGGCTAGCACTCGAGCATCAGCTTCTACTGGATGAGGAGAGCCAGCCCCTGAGATTGTTACTGAGACCCCATCTCGGGGTAGAGGTAAAGGTAGCCAGAGGTCGAGGAGCGGCACCAGCCAAGGATCATGACAGGGTCATTTCCCATAAGCCGGCGATAGAGGCCAGAGGAGAGCGGGTTCCTCCTGAGTATGTGACAGCACCATTACTACAGGACACTTTATTGAGGGTTTTGGGCGTGCTTGAGACTATGGCATAGAATGGCAGTGCGGCGAGCACACTTGGTACATCACAGACTCGAGTGAGGGTTTAGTTTCCAGGCCAGCAAAAGGCTCCTAAGGTTCAGGGACAGGCGGAACAACCGCTAGTAGTCCCTATAGATGAGGTTCCTCCAGCACCAGTAGTTGAGGTTTAGGACGCACCAGTAGTTGTATTGACTGCGGATGAGTAGCTTCGTCATGAGAAGTTTAGGAAGATGGACCCACCTCAGTTCCAAGGTGGGAAGAccaaggatatatatatataagttctTAACCACTTGCAGGGAGTTGCTTGAGACAATTGGGTTGGATGAGTCCCATGGTGTTCGATATGTTACTCTCTAGCTTCGTGGGGCAGCTAGAGAGTGGTGGAGGACATATTTTGGATATTTACCAGTTGGGTCTCATCTAGTGACTTGGAGGGCATTCACCAGTGCTTTTTATGATCATTTCGTCCCTTAGAGTGTGAAGGAGGAGAGTCGCCTTAGGTTTGAGAGCCTGAGGTAGGATGGGATATCCGTTTCTGAGTATGAGGTTCACTTTTGTCAACTAGCCAGACATGCCACAGCTATCATCCCCGAGGAGACCGAGAGGGTTTACCATTTTGTGAGTGGTTTGACTTATTAAATCATGCAGTCAGTATTCTGGGTATCTAGAGATAACACTTCTTTTCAGTCGGTGGTTAGTGCTGCCAAGGAGGCAGAGTTGATGGAGAAGAAGGTGTTTGAGGACCTCATCTAAAGGTAGAGGTTCTTACAGAGGAGGTGGTTCCTTTTAGCGTAAAAGGCCAGTTCATGCCTCTATGCCAGCATTTGAAGGGGGACAGGGTTATCGTGGTTCATATAGTTCGGGTCAGAGTTCATCCTGGTCACAACAGAGGCCTATGGGCGGAGATGGTTATAGTATCCCTCTTATTTCTTTGCATCAGTTGTCTGTTCTGAGATCTTGTTTTGGGTGTGGATCTCCGAACCATATGGTTTGATAGTTCCCCGTGTAAACTCATTTTGGTCCACACCGTACTTACACAGCAGCACCAGTTAGGGGTCTGACGCCACCAGTGAAAGGTTCAACCCCACCGACTTGTGGTTATCGTAAGGGTCAGATCGATAGAGGTGATCGTACCAGATGTAGGGGCTGGTGATGCCCTGGCACAATAGGGTGGTAGAGGAGTTGCCTATACAGATGGTGGACGGGGAGctcattgttatgctttccAGGTAGACTTGAGGCTGACGCCTCTGATGTAGTCATCACTGGTATTATTCTTGTTTATCATCGCCCTGCATATATGTTATTTGATCCTAGCTCCAATTATTTGTATGTGCTAGCATATTTCTCTTCTGGTTTGACTTCTATGTGATCGTATGCCCGTGTCCGTGCATGTTTCTACCCCAGTAGGAGAgcccttagtagtggatcaggtgtaCTGATCCTATCTTATGTCTTCGGTGAGTTATGAGATGTAGGTAGACATAATTATCcttgatatggtagacttcGACGTCATTTTAGGTATAGATTGGCTATCTCTGTATCATGTCATTCTTAATTATTATGCCAAGATGGTGACATTAGCTATGCCTGGTAGGCCACAGTTAGAGTGGAAGGGTTCGAGTGGTTCCTATCCTAGTAGGGTTATTTCTTGTATTCGGGCCCATCGATTGATCAATAGGGGTTGTTTGGCATATTTGGCATTTATTCGTGATACTGATGTTGAGCCGCCTTCTATGGAGTCTATTCCTGTGGTTTGAGAGTTTATGGATATATTTCCTACCGATCTTCCAAGGTTCCACCTGACAGGGATATTGACTTTACTATTGACCTTGAGCTGGGCACCAAGCCCATttatatttctccttatcgtatggctccaACTAAGTtgaaggagctaaaggagcagtTTCAGGAtctgttgagtaaggggtttattcgccctatCGGGACTGCAGTAAAGggtgaaagagcaaaagaagcTAACTCGATTGAAGAATCTTTTCGAGGAGTGACCCCAAGTAGAAGTTAAAGAACAAAGAAGGAATTTGTCCTTTTGCCTTGGGGTGCCCTAgtgttatttgtgaagaagaaggatgggtttaTGAGGATGTATATCGAAACAAGGAGGCTTACTACTCAGCTGATAGATCAGGTGAGCAtatagacagttgaacaaggtgactgtcAAAAACAAGTGTCATCTTTCCATATCAATGATTTGATTGATCATCTTTAAGGAGCAGGGTTATTCTCTAAGATCGATTTGAGATCCAGATATCATCGGTTGAGGATTTAGCCGTtagatattcctaagacagcCTTACAGACTAGATATGG
The genomic region above belongs to Solanum dulcamara chromosome 5, daSolDulc1.2, whole genome shotgun sequence and contains:
- the LOC129889299 gene encoding protein NONRESPONDING TO OXYLIPINS 2, mitochondrial isoform X1, with the protein product MASRCRAFSRPAINLVKSTMNKQSSIPTSSFHLPRPFPTLSRPLPQMGCLQSLLPLHTAVSSARLTSCLGIDSKGSRSLSQGMLCSANPGV
- the LOC129889299 gene encoding protein NONRESPONDING TO OXYLIPINS 2, mitochondrial isoform X2 produces the protein MASRCRAFSRPAINLVKSTMNKQSSIPTSSFHLPRPFPTLSRPLPQMGCLQSLLPLHTAVSSARLTSCLGIDSKGSRSLSQELGLSVPR